The Clostridia bacterium genome has a window encoding:
- the zapA gene encoding cell division protein ZapA has protein sequence MAEKNKVDIRIAGKEYTLVGSESDEYIQKVGLYIDKKMNEIMRINSKLSTSMAAVLTAINVADDYFKAHENEGYLKKELKKASEELERLREDNRSLVSENSSINSKVTSLQLELAKREAELNEVRKAGKYRAQQEEEEF, from the coding sequence TTGGCTGAAAAGAACAAAGTGGATATAAGGATTGCCGGAAAGGAATATACACTTGTCGGTTCAGAGTCTGATGAGTATATTCAGAAAGTTGGTTTATACATAGACAAAAAGATGAATGAAATAATGAGAATAAACAGCAAACTCAGTACCTCAATGGCAGCTGTACTCACTGCAATAAATGTTGCGGATGATTACTTCAAAGCGCATGAAAACGAGGGATACCTTAAGAAAGAGCTGAAAAAAGCAAGTGAGGAGCTTGAAAGGCTGCGGGAGGATAACAGAAGCCTTGTCAGTGAAAATTCCTCAATTAACAGCAAGGTTACCAGTTTGCAGCTTGAACTGGCAAAGAGAGAGGCTGAACTGAATGAGGTAAGAAAGGCAGGGAAATATAGAGCACAGCAGGAAGAGGAAGAATTCTGA
- a CDS encoding alkaline phosphatase family protein yields the protein MRMIFLFIDGFGIGDRDSSKNPVFAASTPNLDYIFRNHLVIPTDATLGVEGLPQSATGQTAIFTGVNASRILGRHLHGQPTETLKKIIYENNLFKELLKMGVKVTNSNVYREEYLKKMIDDRERRYRPSVTSVMTLSSTLGFRTVNDYKEGKGVYHDITGKIIKESGYDVDLITPVEAAERLFGISRGYDFTLYEHFMTDIIGHLMDMPLAVAEIELLDNFLGGLLKLVDLKEDIIIITSDHGNIEDISVKTHTYNRVPTIIMGNIPDKAMLKIESLTDIMPAVIEIFKESNNGQKS from the coding sequence ATGAGGATGATATTTTTATTTATTGACGGTTTTGGGATTGGAGACAGAGACAGCAGCAAAAATCCTGTCTTTGCAGCCAGCACTCCAAATCTTGACTATATTTTCAGGAATCATCTGGTTATACCAACAGATGCTACTTTGGGTGTGGAGGGGCTGCCGCAGAGTGCTACTGGGCAGACTGCTATTTTTACCGGTGTAAATGCCTCGAGGATACTTGGAAGGCATTTGCATGGACAGCCCACGGAAACTCTTAAAAAAATCATATATGAAAACAACCTGTTTAAGGAGCTTCTGAAAATGGGTGTAAAGGTTACTAATTCCAACGTGTACCGTGAAGAATATCTGAAGAAAATGATTGATGACAGGGAACGCAGATACCGTCCCTCTGTCACTTCGGTTATGACGCTGTCAAGCACACTGGGCTTCAGAACGGTAAATGATTATAAAGAGGGCAAGGGAGTATATCATGATATAACAGGGAAAATTATTAAGGAGAGCGGGTATGATGTCGATCTGATTACACCTGTAGAAGCTGCTGAGCGCCTGTTTGGTATTAGCAGGGGTTATGATTTTACACTGTACGAGCATTTTATGACGGATATTATAGGACACTTGATGGATATGCCGCTTGCTGTTGCTGAAATAGAGCTTCTGGATAATTTTTTAGGGGGACTTCTTAAGCTCGTTGATCTCAAAGAGGATATAATAATTATTACGAGCGATCACGGGAATATTGAGGATATAAGTGTAAAAACACATACATATAACAGAGTACCAACAATTATCATGGGCAATATACCTGATAAAGCTATGTTGAAAATTGAATCACTGACGGATATAATGCCTGCAGTAATTGAGATATTCAAGGAGAGTAATAATGGACAAAAAAGTTGA